The following are encoded in a window of Solibacillus sp. FSL R7-0668 genomic DNA:
- the ctaG gene encoding cytochrome c oxidase assembly factor CtaG, with the protein MPISIFGFQALWSPYLLGTLILVTVLYFLVTVKWQHKFKASEPLKKSEATNFILFVISFYIIKGSPIDLLGHIMFTLHMTQMAFLLLLVPIFFIKGIPDWIWKIVVEAPVMRTIFQVFTKPLVAIVLFTGLFSVYHLPSVFDTIKLNEILHMLYTMILFISSIFMYWPLLNTVEGQHEMKNISKLAYIASNAVLITPACALIIFASSPMYGTYSDSEMWMKAMELCVPTSTLSGLSLSGPELFSNMDLVSDQQVGGVLMKIIQEIIFGIILFRIFRKWWNTERTSQEEITQNALKEFQNRTHY; encoded by the coding sequence ATGCCGATAAGTATTTTTGGTTTTCAAGCATTATGGAGTCCTTATTTATTAGGGACGCTTATTCTCGTGACAGTGTTATATTTTTTAGTAACTGTAAAGTGGCAGCATAAATTCAAAGCAAGCGAACCATTAAAGAAAAGTGAAGCGACCAATTTTATTCTTTTTGTCATTTCGTTCTATATTATTAAAGGCTCGCCGATTGATTTATTAGGTCATATTATGTTTACATTGCATATGACACAGATGGCATTTTTATTGTTGTTAGTACCGATATTCTTTATTAAAGGTATTCCAGATTGGATTTGGAAAATTGTTGTGGAAGCGCCAGTGATGCGTACAATTTTTCAAGTCTTTACGAAGCCTTTAGTAGCGATTGTGTTATTTACCGGATTGTTTTCGGTTTATCATTTACCTTCCGTTTTTGACACAATTAAATTAAATGAAATTCTACATATGCTCTATACGATGATTTTATTTATTTCTTCAATTTTTATGTATTGGCCATTATTAAATACTGTTGAAGGTCAGCATGAAATGAAAAATATAAGTAAATTGGCGTATATTGCATCGAATGCGGTATTAATTACGCCGGCTTGCGCATTAATTATTTTTGCATCTAGCCCAATGTATGGGACATATAGCGATAGCGAGATGTGGATGAAAGCGATGGAGCTATGTGTGCCTACATCAACATTATCAGGGCTGTCATTATCTGGCCCAGAATTATTTTCGAATATGGATTTAGTAAGTGACCAGCAAGTTGGTGGCGTACTGATGAAAATTATTCAAGAAATTATATTTGGTATTATTTTATTCCGTATTTTCCGAAAATGGTGGAATACTGAACGTACAAGCCAAGAGGAAATTACACAAAATGCACTAAAAGAGTTTCAAAATAGAACTCATTACTAA
- a CDS encoding DUF420 domain-containing protein, with protein sequence MGVPILPTISTAFIVISAVLVAIGWVLIAQRKIEAHKKVMFAAGVSALIFFIIYASRTVFIGNTAFGGPDELKGYYTFFLVFHITLATTGAVFGLTSLFSGFKNNLKLHRRIGPITSIIWFFVAITGVLVYLLLYVIYEGGETTSVFKAILGF encoded by the coding sequence ATGGGCGTACCTATTTTACCAACAATCAGTACTGCGTTTATCGTAATCAGTGCTGTTTTAGTAGCAATTGGTTGGGTTTTAATTGCACAACGAAAAATTGAGGCACATAAAAAAGTGATGTTTGCTGCGGGTGTTTCAGCGCTAATTTTCTTCATTATTTATGCTTCACGTACGGTATTTATCGGAAACACGGCATTTGGTGGACCAGATGAATTAAAAGGCTACTATACATTCTTTTTAGTTTTCCATATTACATTAGCAACAACGGGTGCTGTATTTGGACTTACGAGCCTTTTTTCAGGCTTTAAAAATAACTTGAAATTACATCGTCGTATCGGACCAATTACAAGTATTATTTGGTTCTTCGTAGCCATTACAGGGGTTTTAGTTTACTTATTACTCTATGTCATTTATGAAGGCGGAGAAACTACTTCCGTATTTAAAGCAATTTTAGGCTTCTAA
- a CDS encoding YugN family protein: MYIENTQLENVKVDQEVLTTVMGKFGLECDGAWDYDRMTFDRKYDVKEGRFYLRVFCDAVSGDVGANSATLNINKPALGKYYYPHGVEYTDEVFPSHLLKECEKVLIDVRKELSAYGI, from the coding sequence ATGTATATTGAAAATACACAACTGGAAAATGTTAAAGTAGATCAAGAAGTTTTAACAACAGTAATGGGTAAATTTGGTTTAGAATGCGACGGAGCATGGGATTATGACCGTATGACATTCGACCGTAAATATGACGTTAAAGAAGGCCGTTTCTACTTACGTGTTTTCTGTGATGCTGTATCTGGTGATGTAGGTGCAAATAGCGCAACATTAAACATCAACAAGCCTGCACTCGGCAAATATTACTATCCACATGGTGTTGAATACACAGACGAAGTTTTCCCTTCACATTTATTAAAAGAGTGTGAAAAAGTATTAATTGATGTTCGTAAAGAATTATCTGCATACGGTATTTAA
- a CDS encoding CAP domain-containing protein: protein MKVLFQILIVATCIGIVVYYTNVEPSKTEVLEGPTTITKPVVDVEPTQQNSDELPRPTTGISIYIGKSSDEILDNYGKPLRVDPTEFGYEWWIYEQQAGLLMVGIMDRIVTQIFTNDMNFNTTPYTINESIEDIYRMTIFEQEVSFESDDNVYLFAMNEEDMKNRILVKYGDVYVQLYIDQETNTLYGVRFLDGATLVLHKSYEMQFVGELVEASTPSSFAQIEINLANGRQLTALTNAFRQKFELPKLLFSNMLTSLANDNSEQMFLALMETQATDSEKFDVGGELDALEISYEQLGENVAANYKDSIEVFHGWINSKEHRALIVNQDYTHIGSGAYLNNFTQLYMK, encoded by the coding sequence ATGAAGGTTTTATTTCAAATATTGATCGTCGCGACCTGTATTGGCATTGTCGTATATTATACAAATGTGGAGCCTTCTAAAACAGAGGTGCTAGAAGGGCCTACAACGATAACGAAACCCGTGGTCGATGTAGAGCCTACACAGCAAAATAGTGATGAATTGCCAAGACCAACAACAGGGATTTCCATATATATCGGAAAATCAAGTGATGAAATTTTGGATAATTACGGTAAGCCGTTGCGCGTAGATCCAACTGAATTTGGTTATGAGTGGTGGATCTATGAACAGCAGGCAGGCCTATTGATGGTAGGGATAATGGATCGAATTGTCACACAAATCTTTACAAATGACATGAATTTTAATACAACACCTTATACGATCAATGAATCGATTGAAGATATTTACCGAATGACGATTTTTGAACAAGAAGTATCCTTTGAAAGTGACGATAATGTGTACCTATTTGCGATGAATGAAGAGGATATGAAAAATCGAATTTTAGTGAAGTATGGCGATGTTTATGTACAGCTCTACATAGATCAAGAAACGAATACACTGTATGGTGTGCGTTTTTTAGATGGCGCGACACTTGTATTACATAAATCATACGAAATGCAATTTGTTGGGGAGCTAGTAGAGGCAAGCACACCTTCTAGCTTTGCACAAATCGAAATTAATTTAGCGAATGGCCGGCAACTGACCGCGTTAACGAATGCTTTCCGACAAAAGTTTGAATTACCGAAATTGCTGTTTTCTAATATGTTGACATCCTTAGCCAATGATAATAGTGAACAAATGTTTTTAGCCCTAATGGAAACACAAGCAACGGACTCCGAAAAGTTTGATGTCGGTGGAGAATTAGATGCACTTGAAATCAGCTATGAGCAGCTTGGGGAAAATGTAGCGGCAAATTATAAAGATTCGATTGAAGTATTCCATGGCTGGATTAATTCAAAGGAACACCGTGCACTCATAGTCAATCAAGACTATACGCACATCGGTTCGGGTGCGTATTTGAATAATTTTACACAGCTGTATATGAAGTAA
- a CDS encoding UDP-N-acetylmuramoyl-L-alanyl-D-glutamate--2,6-diaminopimelate ligase: MQLAELLNDWPCTVKGSVRCEVMRIEDHTSEVTAGTIFVARKGKVSNGITYIPQAISNGAVAIVVDDEHYYNSAKLTVPLIWVPNTLSFLAYSNAKMHHFPAEVLTIIAVTGTNGKTTVTHLIGQLLQRLKQQVMVIGTNGVYVNGIKSFEHYESLTTLQPKQLQTLFHEAVKAGICYVVLEASSIGLHKHRLDYSDIDIGVFLNVTEDHLEDHGSMENYKLAKQILATMAKQIIVNSDDVICRSIGFSKKGKRSFFGKGQHVDYFYQVLFEGATYTTCLVQYKDEKHVVHIPFVGDYQCSNVLAAISVLVQLQYPLEQLCSYCEELKLPEGRFERITNDRGLDIIIDYAHTPDAMKQLLQAVKRQAKQRVIVVFSCGGNRDQAKRSKMGMIASIYADIIILTTDNARSEDPQTINAQIQQGFSSTQVFHEVLDRKQAILAALEEAKEGDSVVILGKGHEKTQQIGKVQSEFSDHLCVRQFLQDTQQQAGNDN; the protein is encoded by the coding sequence GTGCAATTAGCAGAGCTATTAAATGATTGGCCGTGTACTGTCAAGGGCTCTGTGCGATGTGAAGTAATGCGCATTGAGGATCATACGAGCGAAGTAACAGCGGGAACCATTTTTGTAGCAAGAAAGGGAAAGGTATCAAATGGGATCACGTATATTCCTCAAGCGATATCAAATGGCGCAGTAGCGATTGTTGTGGACGATGAACATTATTATAATTCGGCTAAGCTAACAGTGCCCCTTATTTGGGTGCCGAATACGCTGAGTTTTTTAGCGTATAGCAATGCAAAGATGCATCATTTTCCAGCTGAAGTATTGACGATTATTGCTGTAACAGGTACAAATGGTAAAACAACTGTGACGCATTTAATTGGACAATTATTGCAACGTTTGAAGCAACAGGTCATGGTCATCGGTACAAACGGTGTCTATGTCAATGGGATCAAATCTTTCGAGCATTACGAATCATTAACGACCTTGCAGCCTAAGCAATTGCAAACCTTATTTCATGAAGCAGTGAAGGCCGGCATTTGCTATGTTGTATTGGAAGCTTCCTCTATTGGCTTGCATAAGCACCGGCTGGATTATAGTGATATTGATATTGGTGTGTTTTTAAATGTGACGGAGGATCATCTTGAAGATCATGGAAGTATGGAAAATTATAAATTAGCGAAGCAAATATTGGCGACGATGGCCAAACAAATTATTGTCAATAGCGACGATGTTATTTGTCGTTCGATTGGCTTTTCGAAAAAGGGGAAAAGAAGCTTTTTCGGAAAGGGCCAGCATGTGGATTATTTTTATCAGGTTTTATTTGAAGGCGCGACCTATACAACGTGCCTAGTACAATATAAGGATGAAAAGCATGTTGTGCACATACCGTTTGTTGGAGACTATCAATGCTCGAATGTATTAGCGGCAATCAGTGTATTAGTTCAATTACAATACCCGCTTGAGCAATTATGCAGCTATTGTGAAGAGCTCAAATTGCCTGAAGGAAGATTTGAACGCATTACGAATGACCGTGGCTTAGATATTATTATTGATTATGCTCATACACCGGATGCAATGAAGCAACTGTTACAAGCTGTAAAACGGCAAGCAAAACAACGCGTCATCGTTGTATTTAGCTGTGGTGGCAATCGCGATCAAGCAAAGCGATCAAAAATGGGGATGATTGCTTCCATTTATGCTGATATCATTATTTTGACAACAGATAATGCGCGCAGTGAAGATCCCCAAACGATCAATGCACAAATTCAACAGGGCTTTTCCTCTACACAAGTTTTTCATGAGGTACTTGATCGGAAGCAAGCAATTTTAGCAGCGTTAGAGGAAGCAAAAGAAGGCGACTCCGTTGTCATATTAGGCAAGGGGCATGAAAAAACACAGCAGATTGGCAAAGTTCAAAGTGAATTTTCAGATCATCTATGTGTTCGGCAATTTTTACAGGATACACAGCAACAAGCAGGCAACGACAATTGA
- a CDS encoding YlbF family regulator yields MLMTSDWLLILDEVDELSAMILSSTQAQAYRNAYMAVYGDEALSAQIKAFQRLKDQYEDVQRFGKYHPDYHTIMKQIRTEKRALDLNEQVAALKVAENDYQDLLDEISFIIGRSVSEAVKIPASNPFFASGSSCGSGCGTGGSCSCSA; encoded by the coding sequence ATGCTCATGACTTCAGATTGGCTCCTGATATTGGATGAGGTCGATGAATTAAGTGCGATGATACTCTCTTCTACACAAGCGCAAGCCTATCGGAATGCATATATGGCTGTGTATGGGGATGAAGCATTAAGTGCTCAAATTAAGGCCTTTCAACGATTAAAAGATCAATATGAGGATGTCCAACGCTTCGGAAAATATCATCCTGATTATCATACAATTATGAAACAAATTCGAACAGAAAAGCGTGCGCTCGATTTAAACGAGCAAGTAGCGGCTCTGAAAGTAGCGGAAAATGACTATCAAGATTTATTAGATGAAATCAGTTTTATTATCGGTCGTTCCGTTTCAGAGGCGGTAAAAATTCCAGCAAGCAATCCGTTCTTTGCAAGCGGCTCATCATGTGGCTCAGGCTGTGGTACAGGTGGCAGCTGCTCTTGCTCGGCTTAA
- a CDS encoding glycerophosphodiester phosphodiesterase family protein — MGKKTKVALAIAAASAAAWAGSKAISKPQKRESKEALQFERPIIIAQYGGAALAPEHSSLAFEQASDHGVDGFAVSVRLTKDEEIIAFHDATVDRTTNGTGYVKDLTLEELKQLNIGYHFESIDGIRPYEEDAVAVVTLRELFEKYPNKLFIVSIQDSPDTYEGSLMPSKLWRLIEELDIQYQIIVTSPYSEQIDRFNLYAQNRIALGAGESDVKKAMTAFTSQFGHLYNPKVDLFVVPLKAGVFNYDSPRFVKFLADLNVPTMYSDIDDLMTMNRLIRQGAMGIITNRPDIAALVNETIEV; from the coding sequence ATGGGTAAGAAAACAAAAGTTGCTTTAGCAATTGCTGCGGCGAGTGCTGCGGCATGGGCAGGATCCAAAGCGATTTCGAAGCCACAAAAACGCGAATCTAAAGAAGCATTACAATTTGAACGTCCAATTATTATCGCACAGTATGGGGGCGCTGCTTTAGCTCCTGAACACTCATCACTTGCATTTGAACAAGCAAGCGATCATGGAGTAGATGGATTTGCTGTAAGCGTACGTCTTACAAAAGACGAAGAAATTATTGCCTTCCACGATGCTACTGTTGATCGCACAACAAACGGCACAGGTTACGTCAAAGATTTAACATTAGAGGAACTAAAGCAACTGAATATCGGCTATCATTTTGAATCAATTGATGGCATACGTCCATATGAAGAGGATGCAGTAGCAGTAGTTACATTGCGTGAACTTTTCGAAAAATATCCAAATAAATTATTTATTGTTTCTATTCAAGATAGCCCAGACACATATGAAGGTAGTTTAATGCCTTCGAAACTATGGCGCTTAATCGAAGAATTAGATATTCAGTATCAAATTATCGTAACAAGCCCCTATAGTGAGCAAATTGACCGCTTCAATTTATACGCACAAAACCGCATAGCATTAGGTGCGGGTGAAAGCGACGTGAAAAAAGCAATGACGGCATTTACAAGTCAATTTGGTCATTTATACAATCCAAAAGTAGACTTATTTGTTGTACCGTTAAAAGCAGGAGTTTTCAATTATGACTCACCGCGCTTTGTGAAATTTTTAGCAGACTTAAATGTCCCAACAATGTATAGCGATATCGATGATTTAATGACGATGAATCGCTTAATTCGTCAAGGGGCAATGGGCATTATTACAAATCGCCCTGATATTGCCGCACTCGTAAACGAAACCATCGAAGTTTAA
- a CDS encoding YlbG family protein, translated as MNERQGLIVYVHQLKHAKSLRKYGHVNFISRKQKYVVIYCNREDMEALKTKIQRLPFVKDVVESYRPFVKTEFENAKPDKAKEYDYKIGL; from the coding sequence ATGAATGAAAGACAAGGGTTGATTGTTTACGTTCATCAGTTGAAGCATGCGAAATCGCTGAGGAAATATGGGCATGTTAATTTTATTTCACGCAAACAAAAATATGTAGTCATTTATTGTAATCGTGAGGACATGGAAGCCTTAAAGACAAAAATACAACGCCTTCCTTTTGTGAAAGACGTTGTAGAGTCATACCGACCATTTGTCAAAACCGAATTTGAAAATGCCAAACCAGATAAGGCAAAAGAATATGATTATAAAATCGGGCTTTAA